From one Macaca nemestrina isolate mMacNem1 chromosome 3, mMacNem.hap1, whole genome shotgun sequence genomic stretch:
- the LOC105477267 gene encoding C-X-C motif chemokine 9 isoform X2 — MRKGRCSCINTNQGTIHLQSLKDLKQFAPNLSCEKTEIIATLKNGDQTCLNPDSADVKELIKKWEKQVSQKKKQKNGKKHQKKKVLKVRKSQRPQQKKTA; from the exons ATGAGGAAGGGTCGCTGTTCCTGTATCAACACCAACCAAGGGACTATCCACCTACAATCCTTGAAAGACCTTAAACAATTTGCTCCAAACCTTTCCTGCGAGAAAACTGAAATCAT TGCTACGCTGAAGAATGGAGATCAAACATGTCTAAACCCAGATTCAGCAGATGTGAAGGAATtgattaaaaagtgggaaaaacag GTCagccaaaagaaaaagcaaaagaatgggaaaaaacatcaaaaaaagaaagttctgaaAGTTAGAAAATCTCAACGTCCTCAACAAAAGAAGACTGCATAA